In the genome of bacterium, the window AAGGCTTTTTTACGGTTCAATGAGAGCGAGACCTCGCGGAAACTTTATGCCAAATTACCGTTGACGGCCGTTGCCCAGACCTGGGGAGAAGAAGTGTATTTCAACGTGCCGGTCCATACCGAGCTGGAACCGGATGCTTGTCAAGTGGTCGAAGCCGGGACGCTCTGTTTTTGGGTGGAAGGCAGCTCGGTCGCCATTCCTTTTGGCACAACCCCTGCTTCGCGCAACCAGGAATGCCGTCTGGTCACATTGGTTAATATTATTGGTAAAGTAGAGGGCGATCCGTCTCACCTGGGAATGATTCGCGCGGGAGAAAAAATTACATTGTTCGTAGTTTAAATGATGGTCAACGAACCCTGTTGGTATTGCGGTGTCAGATAGAATACTCTTGTCCAAATTAAAAAAATACAGCACTTAGGGCGAATAGAAGACAGTGTGTTTAATAACTTGGACAACAGTGATATTGGGCAGTATACAAAAAAAGGAGTTTGGGATGAGATTTTGGATGGCGGAACACGCGGATGTGCTGTTTTATGGGATGCTGGTTGTGATACTCATGTGGCAGATTATGCTGAGGCTTATCCTTAAAGTGAGAAAAAATAGTCAGTGGTTGGAATATGCAGATTCTTTTCTTATTGCCATCATTCTGGCTTTGGTGATACGAACCCTGGTTGTTCAGACATTTATTATTCCCAGCGGATCAATGGAAAAATCCCTCTTGATCGGGGACCAACTCATTGTAAATAAATTTCTTTATGGTACTCAGGTTCCCTGGAGCCCTAAAATTATTCTGAAAATTCGTGATCCGAAACGAGGCGATATTATTGTTTTTAAATATCCCAAGGACCTTAAAACGCCGTATATTAAACGCTGCATTGGTGTGCCGGGCGATACCATCGCGATTGAAAATAAAACGGTGTTTGTTAATGGGATTGCCTTGCGTGAACCTTATGCGTACTTTGGCGATTCCCGGGTATTATCTTCGGGCCGCGACAATCTTGGGCTGTTTGTCGTGCCGCCTGGTCAGTACTTCATGCTTGGTGATAATCGGGACTTTTCATCGGATTCGCGTTTTTGGGGGTTGTTGCCCAGGCATTTGATCGAAGGGAAGGCCATGGTTATCTATTGGCCGTTTATTCGTTGGCGCTTGATTTAAATAAAATGATCCCGCCGCAAATTGGATTGTTCGCTACCTGAATCTTTTTAATATGTCAACCACGAATATCCCGGGTTTCAAACCGGGGACAGTTTGTTTGAGAAACAAACTGCAGGAGAGTAATAATGATTTTTTACAGATCATATCCAAGTCCCCGCTCTCTTGTCCGGCGAATGCCGGATTAGAGCGGGGAAATTGAACAATCAAGAAACACTAGAAATAAACCGATGAATATATTAGGATAAGCGTTGGTGACAACGTTTGAAAACAAGGGGGCACTATGGGAAAAACAATGCGTTACGATGCAATAGCTTTGATTCTTTGTGGATTGATCATTGCCGGATGTTCCGGGACATCGGGCGGCAATATTGTCAGGGAGGTTACAGAGACCGAGATTGCCCGTTTAAATGATGTTCCGCTGGATACATTGGCAATAGCATCTGATCATCAAACCTACTCCTATATTCTTTCTAAGGACGACAAAGAACAGATTATTGTGGGGGATATTAAGAGCTTGGAGTATGACGAAGTGGGGTGGCTGACGTTTAGTGATGACGGCAAGCGGTTTTTATACGGCGCCTTAAAAGGGAAAAAATGGGCAGTGGTAATTGACGGCAAATCCGGGAGATTTTATGACAGTGTGGCCGCATTGAAATTCAGCCCCGACAGCGGCAAGGCAATTTATATTGGTGAAAGCGGCGGGATGGAATTTTTGGTTGTGAATGGCCGCCCGCAAACACGTTATAAGAAAATACTTCCGCCGGTATTCAGTGCTGATGGTAAACGCATGGCTTATGCCGCGAAAATCGGGGAAAAAAAGGTTCGGATGGTCATTGACGGCAAACCCGGTCCGGTGTATAGCGAGATCGGCGATCCGGTATTCAGTGCAGATGGCAAACATCTGGCCTATCGCGCCAGCATTGGAAAAAAAGAGTTCGTTGTCAAAGACTGGAAAGCACAAAAAACATATGGTTTGGTAGGGGATCCGGTATTTAGTCCGGACAGCCTAAAACTCGCGTATGCGGTTGTGATAGAGGCATTTGAGCATGTCGTGATCAACGGTAAGGAAGGCAAGGCGTTTGATGTGGTGGAGAAAGATTCTTTGGTTTTTAGCCCGGACAGTCAGCGGCTGGCTTGTATTGTTAAAATTAAAAAAGAGTATGCCGTTGCGGTGGATGAAGAGGTCGGGGAGACCTATCAGATGGTATTAAAAGATACATTGATATTTAGTCGGGACGGGAGCCGTGTGGCCTTTGGAATTGAATTGGATAATCCCAAAATCAAACTTCAAAAATTTCAGTATGTGGTGGTTGACAATGAAATGAGTCCTCCGTTTGATGTGATTGTTTCACCGGTCTTTAGTCCGGATGGGAAACACCTGGTTTTTACCGCAGAAAAAGATGAGCGCATGTCCATGGTCGAGGACCGGAAAGTTTCCGGAACCTACGATTTGGTCAAACCGCCGGTGTATAGTCCTGATGCTCAATGGATGATTTACCGGGCCAAGAAAGGGATGAAACTTTTTTCAGTGGTCAATGGTAAAAAACATCCGGCATATGATGATGTATGGTCAACTGTTTTTAGTCCCGCAGGAAAATATTTTGCATATATAGCGACCTCAGGTGATGAACGGTTTGTTGTGCTCAACGGTAACGAGGGAAAAAAATATTACAATGTTCTTAGCGGGACCGTCACCTTTCTTTCTGAAACTGATATTGAATATGCAGTGGTGGAACTGGCTGAAGACAAAACAGCCAAAATTATCAAAGTGGTTGAAAAAATTACGGGGAAATAAAGCAGGACCGGTTAAAGCATCCAGGTGAGTATTGACAGCTTGTGTGTGAAGAGGCGCCGGTGGTGAAAAATCTATTAAAAAACTTATGAATAAAGGTTTTTTCTAAAAAATTAATACTTGTTTTTGATCGGATGTTGTCTCGGGAATCCGATAGTCTCTTTTTGTCCTTAGCAAGTAAGCTTTTTAACCATTTCCCAGGAAAACAATTGACAAACAAGGATCTTTTCGTAAAATATAGCTTCTGATTTTTTTTAAGCGGGAGTTTATGTGCAAGCCATTGGATTTTTATTGGTTTCAAAGCGTATTGTAGTGTATGGTGGACGTAGCTCAGTTGGTTAGAGCGCTAGGTTGTGGTCCTGGAGGCCGCGGGTTCGAGTCCCGTCGTCCACCCCAGATTTTTTCGTAAAGCGCAAAAATCAGAGCAATTGAATTTTGTAGGGAGGAATTTTGTATTCGCCCCTGGCTGGGCGATTACATCCGGCATTTGCCGGACACAAGTGGGATCGCCCCTATGATTGATATTTTTGCGCCGGTAGCTCAGTGGAAATTGTATGACCTGAGCGGAGTTGCCTGTGGCAATTATTGTAAAGCAGGTTAGAGCAACTGCTCATAGCGCCTCGCTACACAGGCGCAGAGTATTGGATTATTTTATGCGCCTGTAGCTCAGTGGATAGAGCAACGGCCTCCGAAGCCGTGTGTCGGACGTTCGATTCGTCTCAGGCGCACCAATTTTTTGCGAAGCGGAAAGCTGTAGGGGCGAATCTTGTATTCGCCCCTTTCCGGGCGATCACAAGGATCGCTAAAGGAAATTTAAAATTCAGAGCAGTAGAACAGTAGAACAGTTGACCGCAGGTTCGCATTTTTTTAATCACCTGCTCAACTGATCGATTGTTCACCTGCTTTGATGCTTGCTCCGCGAGCATTGGGTGCTTAGCTCAGTTGGTAGAGCAGCTGACTCTTAATCAGCTTGTCACAGGTTCGATCCCTGTAGCACCCACCAAGTAATCTTCCCCCGGCGTGTCAGGGGCGGCCGGGGAGGGGACGTATGCCTGGGAGCGGGGAAATTGAATAGGTCCTATAGGTATATAGGGCCTATATTATTTGAAGGAGGGTCAAATTGCGAGGGTGGTGAAATTGGCAGACACGCTAGACTTAGGATCTAGTGCTTCGGCATGTGGGTTCGAGTCCCACCCCTCGCACCATTATTATGATAAAAGTAGATATTAAAGAAAAAAATGAAACCACTCGAATTTTGGATGTGACGGTTCCGCAGGAAACCGTGGATCAACAATTTGCCCAGGCGCTTCATCAGGTTCAGAAAAAAGCTGAGCTTCCGGGATTTCGCAAAGGAAAAGTGCCGCAAGATATCGTTGAAAAAAAATATGCTTATGAGATTCGTGAAACAGTTTTGGATCAATTATTCAATGAATCGTATAAGCAGGCATTGGAGCAGACAAAATGTGTGCCGATCCAGCAGCCCAAGCTTGAAAAAATGGATCTGGAAAAAGGTAAACCGTTGGTCTATCAGGTCATGGTGGATGTTTTGCCGAAAGTGAAGCTGGGCGACTATAAAGGGTTGAAGCTTAAGCAGAAAAAAAATGAAGTTAAATCACAAGAAGTGGATGATGTTGTCAACCGGTTGCGCGAACAAAGTGCTGTTTTAGAACCTGTTGAAGATCGTCCGGTGGCCAGCGGTGATGTCGTCACAATCGATTTTGAAGGGAAAAAAGACGGGGAATTGGTTCCAGGCACCAAGGCGGAAGCGCATACGGTGGAAACCGGCAAGGGACAAACAATTCCTGATTTTGAAAAAAACATCATCGGCATGCAATTGAATGAAACCAAGACGTTTGCAGCTGATTTTCCGGAAGATTACCACGCCAAGGAAATGGCCGGACAGTCGATTGACTTTACAGTGACAGCCAAGGCTATTCAAAGTAAAAAACTTTCAGAGCTCAATGATGATTTTGCCAAGCAAATGGGTAAATTTGACACGTTGGAGGCATTGCGTAAACGGATTGAAGAGGATCTGGTTGCAGAAAAAGAGAAGCAGAATCGTACCCTGTTTACCGATCAAATTATGCAGCAACTCTCGAAGAGTACGCAGGTGAAAGTGCCGGCGGTTTTAATTGAACGTTCTTTGAAGAACCTTTGGAAGGATCATGAAAACCGGTTGGCTCGCCAGAATCAAACAGTTGAGCAAGGTGGAATAACGGAAGAAGATTTTAATAAAAAAAACAGCAGTCAGGTCGAGATTGAACTGAAAGCACGGTTGGCCCTGCGCGAAATCGGGATATTGGAAACAATCGAAGTGACGGATTCCGATGTTGATGGTGAAATAGATCAAATGGCTTTGGGCATGCGTCAGAGCCCGGAAGTTATCCGTAATTGGGTCGAGAAAAACAACAGTTGGGAAGATATCCGGGACAGGTTGCGGGATAAAAAAACCCAGGATTTTATTATCGCCAGCGCGAAGATAAGCATCAGTTAATCGGAACAAGGAGGCAATACAATGGCATTGATTCCTATGGTGGTGGAACAAACACAACGCGGTGAACGGGCCTATGACATTTATTCCCGTCTGCTTAAGGAACGGATTATTTTTTTGGGAACCGGGATAAATGATGATATCAGCAATTTGATTATTGCCCAGCTCTTGTTTTTGGAATCAGAAGAGCAAAAGGAAATTTCCATGTATATCAACAGCCCCGGAGGCGTGGTTTCTTCGGGTCTGGCTATTTATGATACCATTCAGCATATT includes:
- the lepB gene encoding signal peptidase I — its product is MLRLILKVRKNSQWLEYADSFLIAIILALVIRTLVVQTFIIPSGSMEKSLLIGDQLIVNKFLYGTQVPWSPKIILKIRDPKRGDIIVFKYPKDLKTPYIKRCIGVPGDTIAIENKTVFVNGIALREPYAYFGDSRVLSSGRDNLGLFVVPPGQYFMLGDNRDFSSDSRFWGLLPRHLIEGKAMVIYWPFIRWRLI
- the tig gene encoding trigger factor, with protein sequence MIKVDIKEKNETTRILDVTVPQETVDQQFAQALHQVQKKAELPGFRKGKVPQDIVEKKYAYEIRETVLDQLFNESYKQALEQTKCVPIQQPKLEKMDLEKGKPLVYQVMVDVLPKVKLGDYKGLKLKQKKNEVKSQEVDDVVNRLREQSAVLEPVEDRPVASGDVVTIDFEGKKDGELVPGTKAEAHTVETGKGQTIPDFEKNIIGMQLNETKTFAADFPEDYHAKEMAGQSIDFTVTAKAIQSKKLSELNDDFAKQMGKFDTLEALRKRIEEDLVAEKEKQNRTLFTDQIMQQLSKSTQVKVPAVLIERSLKNLWKDHENRLARQNQTVEQGGITEEDFNKKNSSQVEIELKARLALREIGILETIEVTDSDVDGEIDQMALGMRQSPEVIRNWVEKNNSWEDIRDRLRDKKTQDFIIASAKISIS